The genome window CGGCCGACATCCGCCTGACCTCCATCCGCTCCACCACACTGCGAGTGGACCAGTCCATTCTGACGGGGGAGTCGGTGTCGGTGCTGAAGCACACGGACCCGGTGCCTGATCCGCGTGCTGTCAACCAGGACAAGAAGAACATGCTGTTCTCGGTAGGTGTCTGGGAGGGCCAGTCTTCCAGCGAAAGAGGGGCTGAAATGGAGAGTGTACAAGAGAAATGGCGGCTGGCTCTGTTTATGTCTTAGACTTAGATGATCTCAACAGCACGTGGGCCTCAAGTTTCTGTGTATGGGACCGATGCCCAGGCACCGCGCTGGGCGTGACAGTTTATGTGTATGTCAGTTTTGTGTACATTCAGGTCAATGATGGGTGAGCTTGTGGAagagctactgtgtgtgtgtgtgtgtgtgtgtgtgtgtgtgtgtgcgggtgtgtgtttatgtctgaatctttgtgtgtgtgtgtttatgtctgaatgtttgtgtgtgtgtgtgtgtgtgtgtgtgtgtgtgtgtgtgtgtatgtgtgtgtgcgtgcgtgtgtttatgtgttgtaTTACATCTGGCCCCTTATCTCCATGGCTGTTGAATAAAACATCAGTGATATTGTGGGCCTTGTGGGCTCCCCTCTGAGGGGCAGAACAGAGGCGTGAGTCATGCCAGACAGAGCCTTTGAGGGTATTGACAGATAATGGCCATCAAAGACTCCACCATGGACCCCGTACAGCAAATAAATAATGCACAAGACTGAATCGCTCTTCAGCTAGGGCGCAAATCTTTGTTTATCATCCAGGTGAAAGCATCACACGTTGCACGAGCAAAACATGAAGCCCAAATAATGTGTTTTAATACAGGACATGCCATGGCTTGGTGTTGCATCATATAATTGTCTATGACCCTGCACATATTACATTCAGGGTTATTGGCTAATCAACAAAAGAAAAGAGCAGTCCAGGACAGTAGTAATTGTCCACGCGCTGTTATTGACAGTGTTATTGACTGCACTTACTGTATGCAGTGCACCAACGCTGATTGAACCATGCCATCATACAGtggtgataaagagagagaggcatttgAAATGAATCGGCACATCATTATTACATGATATTTTCCCTGGTCTGTTAACTATCTTTTATCAAATTTATTATGCCTGTAAAGTAGATGTGTAACAACCAGGTGTATAAGTGCAGTAATAACCAGGTATATTAGTACAGTAATACCAGGTCTATTAGTACATTAAAAACCAGTTGCATTAGTACAGTAACAACCAAGTGTATTAGTGTTATAATAACCAGGTGTATTAGTACAGTAATAACCAGGTGCATTAGTACAGTAACAACCAAGTGTATTAGTGTTATAATAACCAGGTGCCTTTAGTATAGTAATAACCAGGTGTATTAGTAATAACCAGGTGCGTTTAGTATAGTAATAATCAGGTGTATTAGTAATAACCAGGTGCCTTTAGTATAGTAATAACCAGGTGTATTAGTAATAACCGGGTACCTTTAGTACAGTAACAACCAAGTGTATTAGTGTTATAATAACCAGGTGCCTTTAGTATAGCAATAATCAGGTGTATTAGTGTTATAATAATCAGGTGCCTTTAGTACAGTAATAATCAGGTGTATTAGTACAGTAATAACCAGGTGCCTTTAGTACAGTAATAATCAGGTGTATTAGTACAGTAATAACCAGGTGCCTTTAGTACAGTAATAATCAGGTGTATTACTGTAGTATTATAATAACCAGCTGTATTAGTACAGTAAGAACCAAATGTATTAGTGTTATAATAACCCGGTGTATTAGTACAGTAAGAACCAAGTGTATTAGTGTTATAATAACCAGGTGCCTTTAGTACAGTAATAATCAGATGTATTAGTACAGTAATAATCAGGTGTATTAGTATTATAATAACCAGGTGCCTTTAGTGTAGTAATAACCAGGTGTATTAGTAATAACCAGGTGTATTAGTGTAGTAATAACCAGGTGTATTAGTAATAACCAGGTGTATTAGTGTAGTACCAGGTGTCTTGAGTATGGTAGTTATTGTATTGTCAAACAGAGGTTGAGAGTCTGTGCTGATTTTCCTCTTCTGTATTATTCATCATATACATCTAAGGTACCACACCGGGGCTGCCATTGAATTGCTCCGTCCGTATAGCGTAAACATGGTTTGGAACGTACACTCGGCTATGGCGTCTgttgtagccagttccattcaTTAGTGGAAGCTTatttgttgcagcagacgctacaCGAACATatcgcttcagttacgcgcttgaaaggggcagccgtggcctactggttagcgcttcggacttgtaaccggagggttgccggctcgaaccccgaccagtaggcccggctgaagtgcccttgagcaaggcacctaacccctcactgctcctcgagcgctgctgttgttgcaggcagctcattgcgccgggattagtgtgtgcttcacctcactgtgtattcactgtgtgctgagtgtgtttcactaattcacggattgggataaatgcagagaccaaatttccctcacaggatcaaaagagtatatatactttatactatactatatacttatatacttgaTGTAGTTGCACAGTGAGGTCAGGAGGTTACATAAACTGAGAGGTGGAGAGGCAAAGGCCAGTGCTGGCCCATGGTGAGTTTCCAGGGTCAGGTGAGTGCTGAGCTCCTCCGCTCCTCTGTCTGTCCTCCTCAGGGTACGAACATTGCCGCCGGCAGAGccatgggggtggtggtggccaCCGGGGTGCACACAGAGATCGGAAAGATCCGTGACGAGATGGCCGCTACAGACCCCGAGAGGACCCCGCTGCAGCAGAAGCTTGACCAATTTGGGGAACAGCTGTCCAAGGTGTGCCCTACCTTCCTCAGTTTGTCTCTATGGCTTGCTTGCTTTGTATCTTACTTCAAAAGATGATCATTgctctccttttttcaataccgCCTTcaatataccccccccccccccccacacacacacacactttgtaggTGATCACACTGATCTGTGTGGCAGTGTGGGGCATCAACATTGGCCACTTCAGTGACCCTGTGCACGGCGGCAGTTGGCTGCGGGGTGCTGTTTACTACTTCAAGATTGCCGTGGCGCTTGCTGTAGCTGCCATCCCTGAAGGTACATGCTAATGGAAACAAGCAGCCTCCTCCCGGATTCGTTTGGCATTTGCACCTTATGACACTCATGTactttattcttttgctctcctCTCACTGCGTTTGTCCCGTTTGTGCGTCGGTCTCCCTGTCTTCCCCTCCAGGTCTGCCCGCTGTGATCACCACCTGTTTGGCACTGGGCACCCGCCGCATGGCGCGGAAGAATGCTATTGTCCGTTCGCTGCCATCGGTGGAGACGCTGGGTTGCACCTCTGTGATTTGCTCCGACAAGACGGGCACCCTCACCACCAATCAGATGTCCGTCTGCAGGGTGAGCAAGAGAGCGGGAGGGTGAAGGAGAACGAGAAGGAGAACAAGAAGAAGGAGGTCATAGacaaggagagaaatgagagagagagagagacagagagaaggagagatgggggAAGGAGGGGGGAAGTAGAACCCAGAGGAGGatgcaaggcaaggcaagacaGAAATGAGCAGAGACCAGACTACAGGTAAATATGAgagaggcaggagagagaagcatttgattaaaaaaaatgggAGAGTGTAGTAAACAATGAACACAAGAGTGTCAGACACTCATGGATTAGTGATTGAATGATTGAGAGAGTTGTACTGTAAGAATAATTGCTGTGTATGATAATGTTACACTCACAAAATGTGCTTACAAACCCCTTTACAGTACAAAGGCACGTCAAATATGAATGTGCATGAACCTTAAATAGTCATGTTAACCACTAACATTAAATAACATTAGTAAATCAAGCATAACAGGTCTTAGTTAGTCTGAGATTGTTTTTAACCTTGAATGACATGCAGCCTATTCTAACTTTAGATTGTCGGACTGTCACTGGTAGCATACTaactcaatgtgtgtgtttgtgtgtgtgtgtgtgtctgtatgtatttgtgtgtgtgtgtgtgtgtgtgtgtgtgtgtgtgtgtgtgtgtttatgtgtgtgtgcgtgtgtgtgtctttgtacacATAGTTGTTTGTTGTGGATAGTGTATCTAGTGACAGATGCATCCTGAATGAGTTTACAGTGACTGGATCTACTTACGCTCCTGAGGGTGAAGTGTGAGTGTCTCTAAccaacatgcacatacacactcttccacacacacacacacacacacacacacacacacacacacacacacacacacacacacaaacacttgccCATACAGATAGCTCACTAAACACATGCAGCTGATCATGCACTTTGACATTTGCTTCTGCTGTTCTATGTAATCTTTGGTCTGATTATTACAGAAAAACTGATAAAAACTAAAACAGCATGTATTTAAAATTATATATAACAATACCTCAATTCATATTAGTCCCTCATTATTCAATCACATATCTGTTTAATTGTTGCTTTTTCGCATACCTCAGTTTCCCTAGTTCTCCTTTTAATTGTCTTCTACATTAATGTTTTACATCTGTATAAGCTCTTCTTTAtcaccctctctgtctgtctgtctctcaggtaTAAGGATGGCGCAGTTGTGCGCTGTAGCCAGTATGAAGGCTTGGTGGAGTTGGCTACCATTTGTGCGCTATGTAATGATTCATCTCTTGACTACAATGAGGTGCGTGGGTCATATgtctgtggatatgtgtgtgtgggtcatatgtctgtggatatgtgtgtgtgggtcatatgtctgtggatatgtgtgtgtgggtcatgtctgtggatatgtgtgtgtgggtcatatgtctgtggatatgtgtgtgtgggtcatatGTCTGTGGATATGTCTGTGTATTTctctgtgcatacagtatgggTGCAGCATGTGTGTAAACTTATTCTGATGAGGTCGTAACACTTCCACCTAGTCCCTCTCAGCTCTACCTAGTAAGCGGTTAGAGTATGTGTACTTTTTCCTGGgtgcattttttttattcaaggCTTGTATTTCTTGACGGCCCATACATCCCATTAGAATCCAAATAGTCTGATGCACGTTTTTTTGTCTGTAGTCTGAATTACAtggaagaaaataaacaaatgtgtCTCTTCTCCCTGTGTCTCACCctggctctctctgtctcagtcgAAGGGCGTGTTTGAGAAGGTGGGGGAGGCCACTGAGACAGCCCTGTGCTGCCTGGTGGAGAAGATGAATGTGTTTGACACAGACCTGAGGGACCTCAACCCTGTGGAAAGAGCTAATGCCTGCTGCTCGGTgcgtcagagtgtgtgtgtgtgtgtgtgtgtgtgtgtgtgtgtatgtgtgtcagtgtgtcctACTGATTGACAAGGCTTATTTTTTCTGTGcctgagtggtggtggtggtggggggcagTATgagtaatagtgtgtgtgtgtgtgtgtgtgcgcgcatgtgtatttgtatttaacTGTCGGGAACTTGTATACTCATTTGTGACATCACAACTGACATTTGTGTATACTCAtgtacccccaccccccctgtgACCCGCAGGTGATTAAGCAGTTGATGAGGAAGGAGCTGACACTGGAGTTCTCCCGAGACAGGAAGTCCATGTCTGTCTTCTGCTCCCCCAACAAGCTCACAAGGTCTGCCTCCGGTGCCAAGATGTTTATAAAGGTCAGATTCTGCTTTCTCCTCTCCATGCCTTCCAGCAACttcctgtatctctctctcacacatgtacacactttctccctccctctttctctctctctctctctctctgtatctcactTCATCTGTATTTCACCCTCCATCTCTGTGTGCTGTGCAGAGTTTTATTTCTGACTGTGTTTTCATTAAAAATCTATGTGGTTTGATCTAATACAAAAAGGTACattataatatttatatattaaaaaagGTGAATTTTATTACCAATGTAAGCCAATGTGTTTTGCACAGATGTGTTTATATTTGGGCAGGGGATTAAGGGGAAGTAAattaatttaaataaataagtgaATAAACAATCTATACTCCATCAGTACAGACATTCAATCCCTTTTCTCTGCCATGTTATTTACTCCCTGACCTGCGTCTCGGCCACTCTTGATGTCCAGGGTGCTCCGGAGAGCGTTCTGGAGCGCTGCAGATGGATCCGTCTGGGTGGCGGGGTGAGGCTGCCGATGTCGGCGGGCCTACGGGAGCAGCTGCTGGAGACGGTCAGGGGGTGGGGCTCGGGCCGTGACACGCTGCGCTGCCTGGCCATGGCCACGCGCGACTCCCCGCCCGACCCACGTACGCTCAACGTCGAGAACTCTGCCACCTTCGTAGACTATGAGGTGAGCCTACTCTGACGATGGTGGTGATTGGTCTTTTCACTCTGAGTGTTAGATTGATTGTTGGtggttattttatttattagggcattaattgtgtgggtgtgtgtgtgtgtgtgtgtgtgtctgtgtgtgtctgtgagtgtgtgtggggggggtatatatgtgtgtgtgtctgtgtgtgtgggggggtgtatatgtgtgtgtctgcgtgtgtgtttatttgtacgGGGTTCTGCTCACCTTACAGTGTGACCTGACATTTATCGGGTGTGTGGGGATGTTGGACCCTCCGAGGAAAGAAGTGCTTAATGCCGTTCGAATGTGCAGACAAGCAGGCATACGAGTAATCATGATCACTGGTAAGTGTCTCCTACTCTAAGACCTGGGCTTCATTGGAAGTGCAACTGAAGCAGAGTCTAAGAAATAGAAGATGGTTCTATTTTTTTTAACGTCCACAGTGCACACGCACCACTGTAATGCCTgatgtagccagttccattgattatagtgaaaGCTATTTGTTGTGGCATATGCGCCTCGATCATTCAGCTTCAGTTGTGCATCCAGTGTAGCCTGGTAACACTTTAAGATAAATTACTTTACTTTTGTCCTGATGGAAGTTTCTCCACTACATTTAACCTGTCTGGAGGTTAAATGTAGGTCTGGAGGTCTGGACACTTCTGCATCTAGTGCTAGGTTTAATTCatttatcatatcatagagatattgcttattacacataactgatgacaactggatgtgaatatctattttattttatttttaatttcccATCGCAACATTTGGGGggccgtatgaaacctgctgtCGGGCCGGATCTGCCCCCCGGGCCACATCTGACACCAGAACCAGACGAACAAATGAAAGTAGTTACAGTAAATCCAGAGGACCACattacaacaaattcacaaatCGCACGTACTGCCGCAGGATTATACAAGTCCTAGATCCATATGTTTGGCAGCTTGTTGAGGAATATCTCTCAGTTCTATTTTATTTCTTTAGTATATTTTTAGGTCTTTATGCCTCTATttggataggacagtgaagcaTGACCGGAAGCAAGTGGGAAAAAGAGATGGGGGTGGGTCTGGGAAATGATCGCAGGTCGGACTCGAACCCAAACTTGGCCAACTGCTTAGTCAGTTGCACCACAGCACCCTCCACTCTCAGTTCTATTTTGCCATGAATTGGGGCAGTGAATAGACAAATCCTTTTCAGGGCACTCTGAGTTCTCCTGCTATGTATTCTATATGTGGGGCAGGTTTTCATGATTGTAACTGGTGGTTACATGGTTGTGATTAAGAGCTAGCTAGCCACTCACTCACCAGTAAAAAGTGTAATCCTGTACAGGTCAAGGAACCACCCAAACAATATTTACTCAGGTGCAGACATGAACGTGAAATATGGTAGCAACTACCAATATGTGCAGatgagcgcacacacatacacatacacacacactgacacccatccactcatgcacacatagaTTCAAACTCTGACTGACCAACATCCTCTGTGTGACGGTTTGACCTTTAGGGGACAACAAAGCCACTGCAATGTCTATCTGCCGGCGCGTGGGCATCATCacggagcaggaggaggaggagggcacaGACAGGCCCTTCAGAGGGGGCCTGACAGGACGGGAGTTTGACGAGCTGCCCCCCCACCTCCAGAGGCAGGCCTGCCGCACTGCCCACTGCTTCGCCCGCGTGGAGCCCACCCACAAGAGCCGCATCGTGGAGTACCTGCAGAGCCTCAGTGACATCACAGCcatggtgagagagagtgagagagagtgagagagagagagcaagagatatTACAAAAGGCGgattgtgtgcttgtctgtgtctgtaaggTTGCTCTCTTCATGGAGAGGGAAGCTGCCTCAAATCAATGCAGTGTTAGTCCTAATGcagttcatacacacactttagcCAGGCACAGCTGCACTCTAGCTCTTGCCTGTGCTGCAGTTGGGTCTGTCTCCATCAAGCCCCCAGTAGTAGCCACCAGCCATGTAGAGTTACACACTGCCATTTCATACCCATAATATCATGACCATAGTTTCTGTATGTGGCTATCCTAATTGTAAACATCTACTGTCTGAAATGGAAGGTAGAGAAAATGTAGTACTCACATTGCTCTTATTAGTGATTCATGTGGAGATTCATGTTCTACTTTCACACTAGAAAAAGTTACAGAAagttagaatagaatagaatagactttattgtcatgtcaggcagGAAATTTGTATTTGGTCTCACCAATAAAATAGACAGTACATAcaatatacaaagtatagacacaAATCCATAAAACAGTGTTCATTGAGACAACATATCCAAAGGATAAATACTTTAAATACAAATAGGGCTTGGCTGGCAGATGTGCAGCTTCAGTATGTACCTAACTAAGCTATGCTCCCATGTTTATTTTTCCCCCAGTTTATTGACCATACTAATTGCATTTGGTATGAAAGAGCCCTTGTAGATCTTCTCTTTGCCATAGGTACACTATAGCACCGCCCTGAGGGGAGCAACTCAAACTCAGGGTGGAGGGGATGAGTTTTATCGTCTAAaattaattgggctttcctgtATATGGCGTGCCATTGACATATTCTAACGATTTTTGTTGGCGATCTATAATCTTCCCTGCTGTTTTGACAATTCTAGTccacttgttttttgttgcacaAGGTTCGATTTCCATACCAGACAGATATTAAAAACTAGAATACTCTCCGTCAGGCTGACATACACTTTTTCAAGGATGTCACAACTGACCCCAAACCCCTTTAGTTTTCTGATTAAAAACAGTCTCTGGCGAGCTTTTTTGCATATACATGTATATTACCAGATACTGTTCCCAGATACTTAAAACAGTTAACGATTTTCATGGTTTGATTACTTAGTGTCAGTGATGTCGGGGGGTCTGCTTGGTTTATGACAAGTTCCTTTGTTTTACCAACATCGATTAACACCACTCTTCTAGCTTGAAAACATGTGCAACATAGTCAGAGATATCATCAGTCCCATTTCATttggataaataaaaaaaagaacaggaGATAGGACGCTGCCTTGTGGGGGCCCTGTGTTTAAAGTTTAGATTCTTTTTCCAGACAGTCATAGTTAGACAGAAAGGAGTTACATGTTCATGAGTAAAGATCTGATTTACTTTAAATGAGGTTAGTCTGCTTCTGGtgaaatataagtatatacgcTAGCAGTCAGTCCTTTTCGCAACTTGCATAGTTTTAAACTTCGttgaaagcagagaaagcagcaTGTAGCGGTGCGGCTGCCCGCTACCCCTAAAGTGAATGCAGCTGATCCGAACGGGATAGACATATGATTAATATGTTTAAGTTAAGGTACCCAATTTATTTGAACTGTATTTAACCTGTAAGAGGTTTATGTTTGAAGGAAATTTGATGATTTCTGATATTTGACAAATATCTGACAAAATTATAATTTTTTAatgatttaaaattgttagaAAAATACTTAGGGTTTTAAAATCATCAGTTAACCTTTTATAAATATGTATTTGATAGAAAAGAAAttttttttgctaaaatgacactgtttttaccggaaatgtccccatagcatagcaaaaagtgtgtaaaaatgtgccattttggaatacggcggccatattggatttttggacaaaattcaacatgccccaagttttaatctgttccaataggggttctgaccaggaatccatggagaaaactttgaccaaaaaCTAGACCTAATGTTTCCAGCAGATGACCTATCTAAGACTGAGACCGTGATTCACAAACACCCttttattagcacattagcacaaaCATAGTATTCTAGCGCACACACGAACATGACATTCCAAGGCATTCAGGACGCCGCctgcaacacaaacataaatcgCAACGTTACTGGAAGGCCGTCTATGAAACACGGCACGAACAGTTCACAAACATGGACAAAGACAATGAAACACGCACGAACAGTTCACAAACATGGACAAAGGGAGAATTGTTAGTTTTTTGAGTTGGGATTATTGAAGCTATTTTGGAAGTTTAAGTTGCAGTTAAATGAGAGTTGTTGCATTGgagatatttttttcttttttttgtttatttcagttattttttttttctttctcctgacTGGCATGCTTATCTGCGGCGAAAGTAAATAAAACGCTTACAACTGCCTTTGCCCAAACATCTGACGCACTGCCTCTAGTTTTTCCACCGCCGTGAGGTTAACCCGACTACACAGCatcattatgtttgttttgtcaaTTCAGACTGGTGATGGCGTGAATGATGCACCCGCTCTGAAGAAAGCTGAAATCGGCATAGCTATGGGCTCTGGG of Alosa sapidissima isolate fAloSap1 chromosome 1, fAloSap1.pri, whole genome shotgun sequence contains these proteins:
- the si:dkey-28b4.8 gene encoding sarcoplasmic/endoplasmic reticulum calcium ATPase 2 is translated as MDNAHTKTVEEVLGYFSVNESTGVSSEQLRKGRERWGPNELPAEEGKSLWELVLEQFEDLLVRILLLAACISFTLAWFEEGEGTITAFVEPFVILLILIANAIVGVWQERNAENAIEALKEYEPEMGKVYRQDRKSVQRVRARDIVPGDIVEVAVGDKVPADIRLTSIRSTTLRVDQSILTGESVSVLKHTDPVPDPRAVNQDKKNMLFSGTNIAAGRAMGVVVATGVHTEIGKIRDEMAATDPERTPLQQKLDQFGEQLSKVITLICVAVWGINIGHFSDPVHGGSWLRGAVYYFKIAVALAVAAIPEGLPAVITTCLALGTRRMARKNAIVRSLPSVETLGCTSVICSDKTGTLTTNQMSVCRLFVVDSVSSDRCILNEFTVTGSTYAPEGEVYKDGAVVRCSQYEGLVELATICALCNDSSLDYNESKGVFEKVGEATETALCCLVEKMNVFDTDLRDLNPVERANACCSVIKQLMRKELTLEFSRDRKSMSVFCSPNKLTRSASGAKMFIKGAPESVLERCRWIRLGGGVRLPMSAGLREQLLETVRGWGSGRDTLRCLAMATRDSPPDPRTLNVENSATFVDYECDLTFIGCVGMLDPPRKEVLNAVRMCRQAGIRVIMITGDNKATAMSICRRVGIITEQEEEEGTDRPFRGGLTGREFDELPPHLQRQACRTAHCFARVEPTHKSRIVEYLQSLSDITAMTGDGVNDAPALKKAEIGIAMGSGTAVAKSASEMILADDNFSTIVAAVEEGRAIYNNMKQFIRYLISSNIGEVVCIFLTAALGMPEALIPVQLLWVNLVTDGFPATALGFNPPDLDIMSRPPRNPKEPLISGWLFCRYLIIGCYVGAATVGAAAWWFMAAQDGPKLSFYQLSHYLQCSEGSAEFAGVQCSVFESPYPMTMALSVLVTIEMCNALNSLSENQSLLKMPPWSNPWLVGAICLSMALHFLILYVDPLPVIFQIRPLSWPQWVTVLKMSLPVIMMDEALKFLARNYIEPGNELELEEEERPQRHGDSVGVMGRLAESVRRALKGVSWTFVLISAPLLLWIYSLDSDITNIFWE